From Bradyrhizobium symbiodeficiens, the proteins below share one genomic window:
- a CDS encoding pyridoxal-phosphate-dependent aminotransferase family protein has translation MTVRAGREFLAIPGPTTMPDEVLRAMHRPAIDIYSKQMTDLTESLLSDISKLFATKGKSYIYIANGHGAWEAALSNVLSRGDKVLVLESGRFAIGWGNAAALMGAEVEVLKGDWRRAVRPSEVEERLRRDKEHTIKAVVVVQVDTASGVQNDIEAIGKAIKAAGHPALYMVDTVASLGCMTFEMDKWGIDVAMSGSQKGLMTPPGLGFVAANARALEVHKKANMSTPYWSWSEREGSEHYRKYAGTAPVHLLFALRQAIDLLHEEGLENAFRRHSLLGEATRRAVGAWSEGQVLGFNVAEASERSNTVTTVTMSNGHDPAILQRYCKEKCGVVLGTGIGDLSGQAFRIAHMGHINAPMLLGTLGVIEIGLNALKIPHGKGGLEAAVAYLGDEVAA, from the coding sequence ATGACCGTTCGCGCGGGCCGGGAATTTCTGGCCATCCCCGGGCCCACCACGATGCCCGACGAGGTGCTGCGGGCAATGCATCGTCCGGCGATCGACATCTATTCCAAGCAGATGACCGATCTGACCGAGAGCCTGCTCAGCGACATCTCGAAACTGTTTGCGACCAAGGGCAAGTCCTACATCTACATCGCCAACGGTCACGGCGCCTGGGAAGCGGCGCTCAGCAACGTGCTGTCGCGCGGCGACAAGGTGCTGGTGCTGGAGAGCGGGCGCTTTGCGATCGGCTGGGGCAATGCGGCAGCGCTGATGGGCGCCGAGGTCGAGGTGCTCAAGGGCGACTGGCGCCGCGCGGTCCGGCCGAGCGAAGTCGAGGAGCGCCTGCGCCGCGACAAGGAGCACACCATCAAGGCCGTCGTCGTGGTCCAGGTCGACACCGCCTCGGGCGTGCAGAACGACATCGAGGCGATCGGCAAGGCGATCAAGGCAGCCGGCCATCCGGCACTGTACATGGTCGATACCGTTGCCTCGCTCGGCTGCATGACATTCGAAATGGACAAATGGGGCATCGACGTCGCGATGTCCGGCTCGCAAAAGGGCCTGATGACGCCGCCCGGCCTCGGCTTCGTCGCCGCCAATGCGCGTGCGCTCGAGGTGCACAAGAAGGCGAACATGTCGACGCCCTATTGGAGCTGGAGCGAGCGCGAGGGCAGCGAGCACTATCGCAAATATGCCGGCACCGCGCCGGTGCATCTGTTGTTCGCGCTGCGCCAGGCGATCGACCTGCTGCACGAGGAAGGGCTGGAGAACGCCTTCCGCCGCCACAGCCTGCTCGGCGAAGCCACGCGCCGCGCGGTCGGCGCATGGTCGGAGGGCCAGGTGCTCGGCTTCAACGTCGCGGAGGCCAGCGAGCGCTCCAACACCGTGACCACGGTGACCATGAGCAACGGCCACGATCCGGCAATCCTGCAGCGCTATTGCAAGGAGAAGTGCGGCGTCGTGCTCGGCACCGGCATCGGCGACCTCTCGGGCCAGGCCTTCCGCATCGCCCATATGGGTCATATCAACGCACCGATGCTGCTCGGCACGCTCGGGGTGATCGAGATCGGCCTCAACGCGCTGAAGATCCCGCACGGCAAGGGCGGGCTCGAAGCCGCAGTGGCGTATCTCGGTGACGAGGTGGCGGCGTAG
- a CDS encoding thermonuclease family protein → MLRKVLIALSLLALPSLAEAADITGTAKVRAGDAVVIGNTRIRLGGIDAPAVDQLCLNTKAERWTCGVAARDELAKHADGKSWACHARSIDRRGRTVARCEVGGEDIQKWLVRSGWALAYTRLSRDYELDEAAAREAKAGMWQGAFIAPWDWRVRNKKTHILGATKPPDGAHAVLLASASGPVAPSPDCTIKGNVNSAGECIFHQPTSRWYTQIKMKIAKGTRWFCSVEEAEAAGCRETKR, encoded by the coding sequence ATGTTGCGAAAAGTCCTGATTGCGCTGTCTCTCCTCGCTCTCCCCTCGCTGGCTGAGGCCGCCGACATCACCGGCACGGCAAAGGTCCGCGCCGGCGATGCCGTCGTGATCGGCAACACGCGGATCCGGCTCGGCGGCATCGACGCGCCCGCGGTCGATCAGCTCTGCCTCAACACCAAGGCCGAACGCTGGACCTGCGGCGTCGCGGCGCGCGACGAGCTCGCCAAACACGCTGACGGCAAGAGCTGGGCCTGCCATGCCCGTTCGATCGACCGGCGCGGCCGCACCGTGGCGCGCTGCGAGGTCGGCGGCGAGGACATCCAGAAATGGCTGGTGCGCAGCGGCTGGGCGCTGGCCTACACCCGCCTCTCCAGGGACTACGAGCTCGACGAGGCGGCTGCGCGCGAGGCAAAAGCCGGAATGTGGCAGGGCGCCTTCATCGCGCCCTGGGACTGGCGCGTCCGCAACAAGAAGACTCACATCCTGGGTGCGACCAAGCCACCCGACGGGGCGCATGCGGTGCTGCTCGCCTCGGCGTCGGGACCGGTGGCGCCCTCCCCGGACTGCACCATCAAGGGCAACGTCAACAGCGCCGGAGAGTGCATATTTCACCAGCCGACCAGCCGCTGGTACACCCAGATCAAGATGAAGATCGCCAAGGGCACCCGCTGGTTCTGCTCGGTCGAAGAGGCGGAAGCCGCCGGCTGCCGCGAGACGAAGCGTTAG
- a CDS encoding caspase family protein encodes MNVKQLDLSRRTIALAAALIGTASLVIGAHAALNMRAIDAAKAVSTDQITGSIGQTSRLALVIGNGHYPDASAPLTQSINDARALSSSLRKNGFDVDMVEDATKDDMVRAVNRLKSRIKRDTVVMLFFGGYGVQAGRESYMLPVDAVIWKESDVRRQGVSIDSVIDMMKEQGAKAKLVVVDASRRNPYERRFRSYSHGLAPISASDNALILTSASPGKVVDDGKGEHSVLVSEFLNNLSAKGSAESVFNKTRVAISRASEGDQVPTVSSSLLEDVHFDAAGG; translated from the coding sequence ATGAATGTAAAGCAGCTCGACCTTTCCCGACGCACCATCGCGTTGGCCGCCGCCCTGATCGGCACGGCCTCGCTGGTGATCGGCGCCCATGCTGCTCTGAACATGCGTGCGATCGATGCTGCCAAGGCCGTCTCGACCGACCAGATCACCGGCTCGATCGGCCAGACCTCGCGCCTCGCGCTGGTCATCGGCAATGGACATTATCCCGACGCCAGCGCGCCGCTGACGCAGTCGATCAACGACGCCCGCGCGCTGTCCTCGTCGCTGCGCAAGAACGGCTTCGACGTCGACATGGTGGAGGACGCGACCAAGGACGACATGGTCCGCGCCGTCAACCGCCTGAAGTCCCGGATCAAGCGCGACACTGTCGTCATGCTGTTCTTCGGCGGCTACGGCGTGCAGGCCGGACGCGAGAGCTACATGCTGCCGGTCGATGCCGTGATCTGGAAGGAAAGCGACGTCCGCCGCCAGGGCGTCTCGATCGATAGCGTGATCGACATGATGAAGGAGCAGGGCGCCAAGGCCAAGCTCGTCGTCGTCGACGCCTCCCGCCGTAACCCATACGAGCGCCGCTTCCGCTCCTACAGCCACGGCCTCGCGCCGATCAGCGCGTCCGACAACGCGCTGATCCTCACCTCGGCCTCGCCCGGCAAGGTCGTCGACGACGGCAAGGGCGAGCACAGCGTGCTGGTCAGCGAGTTCCTGAACAACCTCAGTGCGAAGGGCAGCGCCGAGAGCGTCTTCAACAAGACCCGCGTCGCCATCTCCCGCGCCAGCGAAGGCGATCAGGTCCCGACAGTCTCCTCCTCGCTGCTCGAAGACGTCCATTTCGACGCAGCCGGCGGCTAG
- a CDS encoding efflux RND transporter periplasmic adaptor subunit, which produces MRHLPRAVARSLCPAAIAGMVILGPSPAGADDDAPKGPAVTVLKVAKSCFSDIVEATGTIIARAETSVRPERPGLKVTDVLAEAGDTTTAGQVLARLALPEGGTLQVAAPVAGVIATSTAQIGNFASAKGEALFTIVARSEYDLVALVATTDMRKLAVNQPATVRIAGAGDIDGKVRRIGPTVEPNIQQGMVYIGISSQKRLLLKASGRALIKTGQSCNVAVPLTSVQYSSAGTVVQVIRRNRVETKRVEVGLMSGGNIEVRDGLNEGDVVVARAGALLREGDPVRPVMAAEAAK; this is translated from the coding sequence ATGCGTCATTTGCCCCGCGCCGTTGCTCGAAGCCTGTGTCCCGCAGCCATCGCCGGTATGGTCATCCTCGGTCCCTCTCCGGCCGGAGCCGATGACGACGCGCCCAAGGGGCCGGCGGTCACGGTGCTGAAAGTCGCAAAATCCTGCTTCTCCGACATCGTCGAGGCCACCGGCACGATCATCGCGCGGGCGGAGACGTCGGTGCGGCCCGAACGTCCGGGCTTGAAGGTCACCGACGTGCTGGCGGAAGCCGGCGACACCACCACCGCCGGCCAGGTGCTGGCGCGGCTGGCGCTTCCCGAGGGCGGCACGTTGCAGGTCGCCGCGCCGGTGGCGGGCGTGATCGCGACGTCGACCGCCCAGATCGGCAATTTCGCGTCGGCCAAGGGCGAGGCCCTGTTCACCATCGTGGCGCGCAGCGAATACGATCTCGTCGCTCTGGTGGCGACCACCGATATGCGCAAGCTCGCGGTCAATCAGCCGGCGACCGTGCGGATCGCAGGCGCCGGCGACATCGACGGCAAGGTGCGCCGCATCGGCCCGACCGTCGAGCCGAACATCCAGCAGGGCATGGTCTATATCGGCATCTCCTCGCAGAAGCGGCTGCTGCTGAAGGCGAGCGGGCGTGCGCTGATCAAGACCGGGCAGAGCTGCAACGTCGCGGTGCCGCTGACATCAGTGCAATATTCATCCGCCGGCACCGTGGTGCAGGTGATCCGCCGCAACCGCGTCGAGACCAAGCGTGTCGAGGTCGGCTTGATGTCGGGCGGCAATATCGAGGTCCGCGACGGCCTCAATGAGGGCGATGTCGTCGTCGCCCGCGCCGGTGCGTTGCTGCGCGAAGGCGACCCGGTGCGTCCGGTGATGGCCGCGGAAGCGGCGAAGTAG
- a CDS encoding PAS domain-containing protein: protein MQRFVCEQNIVHFERLLNETADPTVQSTVRALLASARRQLALLNSAASGADTTPLEQRRRQHGDADTIRQQFQPKFDASPHPYLLLDPGPGLLIVDINDAYAAATLTGRADIVGRSLFEIFPDNPDEPLADGVSNLYSSLRIVGETGRAHAMAIQRYDIRDPAGTFVERHWQPINSPIHDTTGHLVYLLHHVEDVTAQVAARP, encoded by the coding sequence ATGCAGCGGTTCGTTTGCGAGCAGAACATCGTTCATTTCGAGCGGTTGCTCAACGAAACGGCCGACCCGACGGTGCAGAGCACCGTGCGCGCGCTGCTGGCGTCGGCCAGGCGCCAGTTGGCGCTGCTGAACTCGGCGGCATCAGGGGCCGATACGACGCCGCTCGAACAGCGTCGGCGGCAGCACGGCGACGCCGACACGATCCGACAACAATTCCAGCCGAAATTCGATGCCTCACCGCATCCTTACCTGCTGCTGGACCCCGGGCCGGGCCTGCTGATCGTCGACATCAATGATGCTTATGCAGCCGCGACCTTGACCGGCCGCGCCGACATCGTCGGCCGCTCGCTGTTCGAGATATTCCCTGATAATCCCGACGAGCCGCTCGCCGACGGCGTCAGCAATCTCTACAGCAGCTTGAGGATCGTCGGCGAAACCGGGCGGGCGCATGCCATGGCGATCCAGCGCTACGACATCCGGGATCCCGCCGGCACCTTCGTCGAGCGTCATTGGCAGCCGATCAACTCGCCGATCCACGATACCACGGGCCATCTGGTTTATCTGCTGCACCACGTCGAGGACGTCACCGCGCAGGTCGCAGCGCGGCCGTAA
- a CDS encoding lactonase family protein — protein MLRPTRRRIASKAPRAAIATTLTFLALVSGVRAGMAETFAYVGNADSNDISVFKMDDSGEMIPVQTAAFKGVDKPGSSTPLAITPDHRVLIAGVRSQPYLAVSFAIDPGTGQLSPIGNGPLADSMANIAVDRGGKFLFSASYGGNKVALNPLAGNGVAGEPKQVIPTGLNAHAFLPSPDNRFVFATNLGSDQVLAFAFDATAGTLTPNDPPAHKVPEKSGPRHFVFHPNGKFVYLVHELNGDVAAFSYEAKSGAWDEIQRTTALPDGFNEKEAGKKPWAADIHITPDGRFLYASERTTNTLTAYKVDAASGKLTTIGSVPTEKQPRGFQIDPTGRYLAAVGELSDSMTVYAIDQGSGALARLKSYPTGKKPNWVEFLKLP, from the coding sequence ATGTTGAGACCGACCCGACGACGCATAGCATCCAAAGCGCCACGCGCTGCGATCGCCACCACCCTCACCTTCCTCGCCCTCGTTTCTGGAGTCCGCGCCGGCATGGCCGAGACCTTCGCCTATGTCGGCAACGCCGACAGCAACGACATCAGCGTGTTCAAGATGGATGACAGCGGCGAGATGATTCCGGTGCAGACCGCCGCCTTCAAGGGCGTCGACAAGCCCGGCTCCTCGACGCCGCTCGCGATCACGCCCGACCACCGCGTGCTGATTGCCGGTGTCCGCTCACAGCCGTATCTCGCGGTGAGCTTTGCGATCGATCCCGGGACGGGTCAGCTCAGCCCCATCGGCAACGGACCGCTCGCCGACAGCATGGCGAACATCGCCGTCGACCGCGGCGGAAAATTCCTGTTCAGCGCCTCCTATGGCGGCAACAAGGTCGCGCTGAATCCGCTTGCCGGAAATGGCGTCGCCGGCGAGCCGAAGCAGGTGATCCCGACCGGGCTGAACGCCCACGCCTTCCTGCCCTCGCCCGACAACCGCTTCGTATTCGCGACCAATCTCGGCTCGGACCAGGTGCTGGCCTTCGCGTTCGATGCCACAGCCGGCACGCTGACGCCGAACGATCCGCCGGCTCACAAGGTGCCGGAAAAATCCGGGCCGCGGCACTTTGTATTCCACCCCAATGGCAAATTCGTCTATCTCGTCCACGAGCTGAACGGCGACGTCGCTGCATTCAGCTATGAAGCCAAGAGCGGCGCCTGGGACGAGATCCAGCGCACCACCGCGCTGCCGGACGGCTTCAATGAGAAAGAGGCTGGCAAGAAGCCTTGGGCCGCCGACATCCACATCACCCCGGACGGCCGCTTCCTGTACGCCTCCGAGCGCACCACCAACACGCTCACCGCCTACAAGGTCGATGCCGCCAGCGGCAAGCTGACCACGATCGGCAGCGTGCCGACCGAGAAGCAGCCGCGCGGCTTCCAGATCGATCCGACGGGGCGCTACCTCGCCGCGGTCGGCGAGCTCTCCGACAGCATGACGGTGTATGCGATCGACCAGGGCAGCGGCGCGCTGGCCAGGCTGAAATCCTACCCCACCGGCAAGAAGCCGAACTGGGTGGAGTTCCTGAAACTGCCGTGA
- a CDS encoding helix-turn-helix domain-containing protein gives MIVSGAVRTYRLLSDGRRQINSFHLPGDMFGFENGKSHRFSAEALVETKVRIVRQRALLCSMADQAGGTTKLIRLVTQNLQDAESHMLLLRRKTALEKVAAFLLEMDERQFRPDVMELPMSRRDIGDYLGLTLETVSREISILRDAGLLRFVGTTQRRLSLLNREELSRYDS, from the coding sequence ATGATCGTCTCCGGAGCGGTGCGAACCTACCGGCTGCTCTCGGACGGTCGCCGCCAGATCAACTCGTTCCATTTGCCCGGCGACATGTTCGGTTTCGAGAACGGCAAATCCCACCGCTTTTCCGCAGAAGCTCTCGTCGAAACCAAAGTGCGGATTGTCAGACAGCGTGCCTTGCTTTGCAGCATGGCTGATCAGGCAGGCGGCACGACCAAGCTTATCCGGCTGGTCACCCAGAATTTGCAGGATGCTGAAAGCCACATGTTGCTTCTGAGGCGGAAGACAGCGCTAGAGAAAGTTGCTGCCTTCCTTCTCGAAATGGACGAGCGCCAGTTCCGCCCCGATGTGATGGAGTTGCCAATGAGTCGTCGTGACATTGGCGACTACCTTGGACTGACGCTCGAAACCGTGTCGCGCGAGATCTCTATCCTTCGCGACGCCGGGCTCTTGCGCTTCGTTGGGACGACACAACGGCGGCTCTCGCTGCTGAATCGTGAGGAACTTAGCCGATACGACTCCTAG
- a CDS encoding bifunctional diguanylate cyclase/phosphodiesterase yields the protein MGTSIRWTARMRALLRRWRGAPLTWLIAGGFVLMVAMAIGTALTVDRFRQNAIESGRDSLESSVRLLARHFDREFEDFAVLQKSILAELESHGIESADIFRSEMGTLAMHEVMRAKASGWSDVAGANLFDSSGMLINSSRRWPVADISVADRGYFNRLRNDPAAQEEVEVVPGRLGNGPAIVFARRVSGPHGEFLGVISRAITPDQLESFFASTGLGEDSSIAMHHQNGQLLARVPRVDAMIGQNFRKGTPEQMAVFERTFVTMQLASPMDGKDRIVASRMLTGEPLVVVATKSLDATLATWHTQTKFFVTIAVLSIGLLVLTLFLIFRQVTHRLSLEKQRLDTAMNTMTQGLLMFDQDQRLIVCNSRYIEMYGLSPAVVKSGADFRDVIRHRHDTGSFHGDVEVYCDDILSHVGRTQSSIVETADGRLIEIKNQPGAAGGWLATHDDVTARIRADERIAHMAHYDALTDLPNRVLLRGHLERRVAELSQGKPFAILYIDVDEFKGVNDSLGHEVGDELLRQVANRLRACVSGNDLVARLGGDEFAIVKAATCDPAELSALAEEILKALRTPVDCKGLDIPTDASIGIAIAPDHGDNLDDLLKRADLAMYAAKSEGRRTYRIFTPEYDAKARLRRQLELDLRQALARGEFEVHYQPLVDLAANVVTGCEALLRWRHPERGMVSPADFIPVAEDTGLIGEIGEWVLKQACHEAASWPDQIHIAVNVSPVQFRSRTLALKVAAALAESGLAPGRLELEITETVLIRDDEEALTILQQLRELGVRIALDDFGTGYSSLSYLHRFPFDKIKIDRSFISDIGQSEDSSPIVQAVVHMAAARHMATTAEGVETEAQREVLRQLGCSQMQGWLFSPAVPAAKLKQLLAAQAAAA from the coding sequence ATGGGCACATCGATCCGATGGACCGCACGCATGCGCGCGTTGCTCCGTCGCTGGCGGGGAGCGCCACTGACATGGCTGATCGCGGGCGGCTTCGTGCTGATGGTCGCAATGGCCATCGGCACCGCGCTGACCGTCGACCGCTTCAGGCAGAACGCGATCGAGAGCGGCCGCGACAGCCTTGAAAGCTCCGTGCGCCTGCTGGCCCGGCATTTCGACCGCGAGTTCGAGGATTTCGCGGTGCTGCAGAAGAGCATCCTCGCCGAACTTGAGAGTCACGGCATCGAATCCGCCGACATATTTCGCAGCGAGATGGGCACGCTGGCGATGCACGAGGTGATGCGTGCAAAAGCCAGCGGCTGGTCCGACGTCGCCGGCGCAAATCTGTTCGATTCCAGCGGCATGCTGATCAACTCGTCGCGCCGCTGGCCGGTCGCCGATATCTCGGTCGCCGACCGTGGCTACTTCAACCGCCTCAGGAACGATCCTGCCGCGCAGGAAGAGGTCGAGGTCGTCCCCGGCCGGCTCGGCAACGGACCGGCGATCGTGTTCGCCCGGCGCGTGTCCGGCCCGCATGGCGAATTTCTCGGGGTGATCTCGCGCGCGATCACGCCCGACCAACTCGAATCCTTTTTCGCCTCGACCGGGCTCGGCGAGGACTCCTCCATCGCGATGCACCACCAGAACGGCCAATTGCTGGCGCGCGTTCCGCGTGTCGATGCGATGATCGGCCAGAACTTTCGCAAGGGCACGCCGGAGCAGATGGCGGTGTTCGAGCGCACCTTCGTCACGATGCAGCTCGCCAGCCCGATGGACGGCAAGGACCGCATCGTCGCCTCGCGCATGTTGACCGGCGAGCCGCTGGTCGTGGTCGCGACCAAGTCGCTCGATGCGACGCTCGCCACATGGCATACGCAGACGAAATTCTTCGTCACCATCGCCGTGCTCTCGATCGGCCTGCTGGTGCTGACGCTGTTCCTGATCTTCCGCCAGGTCACACACCGGCTCTCGCTGGAAAAGCAGCGGCTCGACACCGCGATGAACACGATGACGCAAGGGCTGCTGATGTTCGATCAGGACCAACGACTGATCGTCTGCAATAGCCGCTACATCGAGATGTACGGCCTGTCCCCCGCAGTGGTGAAGTCCGGCGCCGATTTCCGCGACGTGATCCGGCACCGCCATGACACCGGCTCGTTCCACGGCGACGTCGAGGTCTATTGCGACGACATTCTGAGCCATGTCGGACGCACCCAGAGCTCCATCGTCGAGACCGCGGACGGCCGCCTGATCGAGATCAAGAACCAGCCCGGCGCCGCCGGCGGCTGGCTTGCGACCCATGACGACGTCACGGCGCGCATCCGCGCCGACGAGCGCATCGCGCATATGGCGCATTACGACGCGCTGACCGACCTGCCCAACCGCGTGCTGCTACGCGGCCATCTGGAGCGGCGCGTCGCCGAGCTCAGCCAGGGCAAGCCGTTCGCCATCCTCTATATCGACGTCGACGAGTTCAAGGGCGTCAACGACTCGCTGGGACATGAGGTCGGCGACGAATTGCTGCGGCAGGTGGCGAACCGCCTGCGCGCCTGCGTTTCCGGCAACGACCTCGTCGCGCGGCTCGGCGGCGACGAGTTCGCCATCGTCAAGGCCGCGACCTGCGATCCGGCCGAGCTGTCGGCACTGGCGGAAGAAATCCTCAAGGCGTTGCGTACGCCGGTGGATTGCAAGGGCCTGGACATCCCGACCGATGCCAGCATCGGCATCGCGATCGCGCCCGATCACGGCGACAATCTCGACGATTTGCTCAAGCGCGCCGATCTCGCGATGTATGCGGCGAAGTCGGAGGGGCGCCGCACCTACCGCATCTTCACGCCCGAATACGACGCCAAGGCGCGGCTGCGCCGTCAGCTCGAGCTCGATCTGCGCCAGGCGCTGGCTCGCGGCGAGTTCGAGGTGCACTACCAGCCGCTGGTCGATCTCGCGGCCAATGTCGTCACCGGCTGCGAAGCGCTGCTGCGCTGGCGCCATCCCGAGCGCGGCATGGTCTCGCCCGCGGACTTCATTCCCGTCGCCGAAGACACCGGGCTGATCGGCGAGATCGGCGAATGGGTGCTGAAGCAGGCCTGCCATGAAGCCGCCTCCTGGCCCGACCAGATTCACATCGCCGTCAACGTTTCGCCGGTGCAGTTCCGCTCGCGGACGCTGGCGCTCAAGGTCGCCGCCGCGCTCGCGGAGTCGGGACTCGCGCCCGGACGGCTCGAGCTCGAGATCACCGAGACCGTGCTGATCCGCGACGACGAGGAGGCGCTGACGATCCTGCAGCAATTGCGTGAGCTCGGCGTGCGCATCGCGCTCGACGATTTCGGCACCGGCTATTCGTCGCTGAGCTATCTGCACCGCTTCCCGTTCGACAAGATCAAGATCGACCGCAGCTTCATCAGTGACATCGGTCAGTCCGAAGATTCATCGCCGATCGTGCAGGCGGTGGTGCACATGGCCGCCGCGCGCCACATGGCGACGACCGCCGAGGGCGTCGAGACCGAAGCCCAGCGCGAGGTGCTGCGCCAGCTCGGATGCAGCCAGATGCAGGGCTGGCTGTTCAGCCCGGCCGTGCCGGCGGCGAAGCTGAAGCAGTTGCTGGCCGCGCAGGCGGCGGCGGCTTAA
- a CDS encoding LysM peptidoglycan-binding domain-containing protein has translation MMTASKAFIAFCLLAMAGTVLVIGPTELRRLLSDGTKTAVAAKPEAKVEAKAEAKADLKPDLKADLKPDQPKLAAVTPSAPVSAPAAVPAPEPKPEPGALAEIQKQVTALPDLAPAKPPAAVADTGPRFDVARVDDHGEAAVIAGRAVPGAKVELLRDGKPLDTVTADASGQFVMTPPQLPAGSYELTLRARAPDGTVTQSGRTMPVTIAEAAPPPARPAPVARQEPKQAEKPDDKSDVVASLPSASSHLASASDRPAARPRPVGAPKPRVMARAPAATTVASASPAEILNAAPAETGSRVISRGDSLWALSRLAYGDGARYAVIFKANRDKIHNPNLIYPGQTFVMPQKAE, from the coding sequence ATGATGACCGCATCCAAGGCCTTCATTGCTTTCTGCCTGCTCGCGATGGCCGGCACGGTTCTGGTGATCGGTCCGACCGAGCTGCGACGCCTGCTGTCGGACGGGACCAAGACCGCTGTTGCCGCCAAGCCAGAAGCCAAGGTCGAGGCCAAGGCTGAGGCCAAGGCTGACCTCAAGCCTGACCTCAAGGCTGACCTGAAGCCGGACCAGCCGAAGCTGGCCGCCGTTACGCCGTCTGCGCCTGTATCCGCGCCGGCGGCGGTCCCTGCGCCCGAGCCCAAGCCCGAGCCAGGTGCGCTGGCCGAGATCCAGAAACAGGTCACGGCGCTGCCCGACCTCGCACCGGCCAAGCCGCCGGCAGCGGTCGCGGACACCGGCCCCCGTTTCGACGTCGCCCGCGTCGACGATCACGGCGAGGCGGCTGTCATTGCGGGCCGTGCCGTGCCGGGTGCCAAGGTCGAGCTGCTGCGCGACGGCAAGCCACTCGATACCGTGACTGCCGACGCCTCGGGTCAGTTCGTGATGACCCCGCCGCAGCTTCCCGCCGGTTCCTATGAATTGACGCTGCGGGCCAGGGCGCCGGATGGCACGGTCACGCAGTCGGGCCGGACCATGCCGGTCACCATCGCCGAGGCGGCGCCGCCGCCCGCGCGCCCGGCACCCGTTGCAAGGCAAGAGCCGAAGCAGGCCGAGAAGCCGGACGACAAATCGGATGTCGTGGCGTCCCTGCCGTCGGCCTCGTCGCATCTCGCCTCGGCCTCCGACAGGCCCGCGGCGCGGCCGAGGCCAGTCGGCGCGCCGAAACCCCGGGTGATGGCGCGGGCGCCGGCGGCGACGACGGTTGCATCCGCCTCGCCCGCGGAAATCCTCAATGCCGCCCCGGCGGAGACAGGCAGCCGGGTGATCTCCCGCGGTGACAGCCTGTGGGCACTCAGCCGGCTCGCCTATGGCGACGGCGCCCGCTATGCCGTGATCTTCAAGGCCAACCGCGACAAGATCCACAATCCCAATCTGATCTACCCCGGCCAGACCTTCGTGATGCCGCAAAAGGCGGAGTGA